One window from the genome of Streptomyces sp. WZ-12 encodes:
- a CDS encoding DUF4192 domain-containing protein, which yields MNPHSEPHESSNDAPQTHGHNADHIDPDHHDAGPAGTPPTPYDPPGPTLSCGADGRPTDPTAPGDAPAPAAPPGSTGPAASPPTEPQVTLRGPADLADALPYLLGFYPDDSIVMVALHGERARFGGRLRLGIPTDPSHWPDVSDQLADCLITGARKRSGSLVGILVFLCQEPAPGESGRDVKERLRPLAQRLRTACGALDVPVLEALFLSNGRFWSYCCPDYRCCPADGTPLLLPGTSVMAAAASYAGMQVRGSLKEMEARLAPRTGPRGADQEKALDDAAAELLPRMFRPDGASAVQRDTLELAAAMIHRFRQDTPAGSNRARDACDDALITDAEAATLILGLQDRTTRDRAAEWMDGPEAAAALRVWRALARRCTGGYAEHAAAPLTLAGWVCWSMADGPSARVALSRAVTVDPDCVFAQLLHRAINEGLDPEPLRRCLREQREEAEDTGAAEATPPGRRRPAQRATPSRPGGTARPRGPRGGTGPGSRTTGASGSRRAGRGGDRSRR from the coding sequence ATGAATCCGCACAGCGAACCGCACGAGTCCAGCAACGACGCCCCCCAGACCCACGGCCACAACGCCGACCACATTGATCCCGACCACCACGACGCCGGTCCCGCCGGCACCCCGCCCACCCCCTACGACCCGCCCGGCCCCACCCTCTCCTGCGGCGCCGACGGCCGGCCCACCGACCCGACCGCCCCCGGCGACGCCCCGGCGCCCGCAGCACCGCCCGGCTCCACCGGCCCGGCCGCGAGCCCGCCCACCGAGCCGCAGGTCACCCTCCGCGGCCCCGCGGACCTCGCCGACGCGCTGCCATACCTCCTCGGCTTCTACCCGGACGACAGCATCGTGATGGTCGCCCTGCACGGCGAGCGCGCCCGGTTCGGCGGCCGGCTCCGCCTCGGCATCCCCACCGACCCGTCCCACTGGCCCGATGTCAGCGACCAACTCGCCGACTGCCTGATCACCGGCGCCCGCAAGCGCTCCGGAAGCCTCGTCGGCATCCTCGTCTTCCTCTGTCAGGAACCGGCCCCGGGGGAGAGCGGCCGGGACGTCAAGGAGCGCCTCCGGCCCCTGGCCCAGCGACTGCGCACCGCCTGCGGTGCCCTGGACGTCCCGGTCCTCGAAGCCCTCTTCCTCTCCAACGGCCGCTTCTGGTCCTACTGTTGCCCCGACTACCGCTGCTGCCCCGCCGACGGCACACCCCTGCTCCTGCCCGGCACGTCCGTGATGGCCGCGGCCGCCTCCTATGCCGGCATGCAGGTGCGCGGCTCCCTCAAGGAGATGGAGGCCCGCCTGGCGCCCCGCACCGGACCGCGCGGCGCCGACCAAGAGAAGGCCCTGGACGACGCGGCCGCCGAACTGCTGCCGCGGATGTTCCGACCGGACGGCGCCTCCGCCGTCCAACGGGACACCCTCGAACTGGCCGCCGCGATGATCCACCGGTTCCGCCAGGACACTCCCGCCGGCAGCAACCGCGCCCGGGACGCCTGCGACGACGCGCTGATCACCGACGCCGAGGCCGCCACCCTCATCCTGGGCCTCCAGGACCGCACCACCCGTGACCGGGCCGCGGAATGGATGGACGGCCCCGAGGCCGCGGCGGCCCTCCGGGTCTGGCGCGCCCTCGCCCGCCGCTGCACCGGCGGCTACGCCGAGCACGCCGCGGCGCCCCTGACCCTCGCCGGCTGGGTCTGCTGGTCCATGGCGGACGGTCCCTCCGCGCGCGTGGCCCTCAGCCGGGCCGTGACCGTCGATCCCGACTGCGTCTTCGCCCAGTTGCTGCACCGCGCCATCAACGAGGGCCTGGATCCTGAGCCGTTGCGCCGCTGCCTGCGCGAGCAGCGGGAGGAGGCCGAGGACACCGGTGCTGCCGAGGCGACGCCACCGGGCCGGCGACGGCCGGCGCAGCGAGCGACACCGTCACGCCCGGGAGGCACCGCCCGTCCCCGCGGCCCACGCGGCGGCACGGGCCCCGGTTCCCGCACGACCGGAGCCTCGGGCAGTCGCCGAGCGGGACGGGGTGGTGACCGAAGTCGGCGGTGA
- a CDS encoding FadR/GntR family transcriptional regulator: MLFTKDLKAVRSDADKGCVSTLAHTMMTAARPGDTGLAGPGELDRYPYANAANATGQDRAERVSSVWEGSEADIGRVGRRAAGNRGRGLHGQLVQQLGQMIVSGDLGADRPLVPEEIGQRFEVSRTVVRESLRVLEAKGLVSARPNVGTRVRPVSDWNLLDPDIIEWRAYGPQRDDQRRELCELRWTIEPLAARLAAGHGREDIQQRLADMVEIMGHSAAQGDSMTFARADAEFHTLLLQLAGNRMLEHLAGIVTSALHVSGGSGGCERPVETSVSQHMRVVDAIGSGDATAAESAMRQLLAAHSDTTGQGAGAPVDHVVPAPREH; encoded by the coding sequence GTGCTTTTCACCAAAGACCTCAAGGCCGTTCGGAGCGACGCCGACAAAGGATGCGTGAGTACCCTTGCGCACACCATGATGACCGCGGCTCGCCCCGGCGACACCGGCCTCGCAGGCCCCGGCGAGCTTGACCGCTACCCCTACGCCAACGCCGCCAACGCCACCGGCCAGGACCGCGCAGAGCGCGTCTCGTCGGTCTGGGAAGGCTCCGAGGCAGACATCGGCCGGGTCGGCCGGCGCGCGGCGGGCAACCGCGGCCGCGGGCTCCACGGCCAACTCGTCCAGCAGCTCGGCCAGATGATCGTCTCCGGTGATCTCGGTGCCGACCGTCCGCTCGTCCCCGAGGAGATCGGCCAGCGCTTCGAGGTCTCCCGCACCGTCGTCCGCGAGTCCCTGCGCGTTCTCGAAGCCAAGGGCCTGGTGAGCGCGCGCCCCAACGTGGGCACCCGGGTGCGTCCGGTCAGCGACTGGAACCTCCTCGACCCCGACATCATCGAGTGGCGCGCCTACGGGCCGCAGCGCGACGACCAGCGCCGCGAGCTGTGCGAGCTGCGTTGGACGATCGAGCCGCTCGCCGCCCGCCTCGCCGCCGGTCACGGCCGCGAGGACATCCAGCAACGGCTCGCGGACATGGTCGAGATCATGGGCCACTCTGCAGCCCAGGGCGACTCCATGACGTTCGCCCGCGCCGACGCCGAGTTCCACACCCTGCTCCTCCAGCTCGCCGGCAATCGCATGTTGGAGCACCTCGCGGGCATCGTCACCTCTGCCCTGCACGTCTCCGGCGGATCCGGCGGCTGCGAGCGGCCGGTCGAGACGTCCGTGAGCCAGCACATGAGGGTCGTCGACGCCATCGGTTCCGGCGACGCCACCGCCGCCGAATCCGCGATGCGCCAGCTCCTCGCCGCCCACAGCGACACCACCGGCCAGGGTGCCGGGGCGCCCGTGGACCACGTCGTCCCCGCGCCCCGCGAGCACTGA
- a CDS encoding RecQ family ATP-dependent DNA helicase, giving the protein MSNEDLRAAADAVLRRLVGDPDGAARLREDQWRAIEALVAEHRRALVVQRTGWGKSAVYFVATALLRERGSGPTVIVSPLLALMRNQVEAAARAGIRARTINSANTEEWDTVQAEVAAGEVDVLLVSPERLNNPDFRDQVLPKLAAATGLLVVDEAHCISDWGHDFRPDYRRLRTMLADLPPGVPVLATTATANARVTADVAEQLGTGEGTAEALVLRGPLDRESLSLAVLPLPDAAHRLAWLADHLDELPGSGIIYTLTVAAAEEVTAFLRHRGHVVASYTGKTENADRQQAEDDLLANRVKALVATSALGMGFDKPDLGFVVHLGSPSSPIAYYQQVGRAGRGVEHAEVLLLPGREDEAIWKYFASLAFPPEEQVRRTLDVLAAAGRPVSLPALEPQVELRRSRLEIMLKVLDVDGAVQRVKGGWTSTGRPWAYDAERYAWVARQREAEQQAMREYAAASGCRMEFLRRQLDDEAAAPCGRCDNCAGPRFTAEVSAGSLDAARGELGRPGVEVEPRRMWPTGLPAVGVDLKGRIPAGELASTGRALGRLSDIGWGNRLRPMLAPQAPDGPVSDDVAAAVVTVLADWAKGPGGWASGTADAAARPVGVVCLGSHSRPQLIRSLAERIATVGRMPFLGTVASLDDGPGPRVPRSNSAQRLRALHSALSLSPELAEALASANGPVLLVDDYADTGWTLAVAARLLRRAGAGAVFPLVLAVQG; this is encoded by the coding sequence ATGAGCAACGAAGACCTGCGTGCCGCGGCCGATGCCGTCCTTCGCCGACTCGTCGGGGATCCCGACGGGGCGGCCCGACTGCGTGAAGACCAGTGGCGGGCGATCGAGGCGCTGGTCGCCGAGCACCGGCGGGCCCTGGTCGTGCAGCGCACCGGCTGGGGCAAGTCGGCGGTCTACTTCGTCGCGACGGCGCTGCTGCGGGAGCGCGGCAGCGGGCCGACGGTGATCGTCTCTCCGCTGCTCGCGCTGATGCGCAACCAGGTCGAGGCGGCCGCGCGGGCCGGCATCCGGGCGCGCACCATCAACTCCGCCAACACCGAGGAGTGGGACACCGTCCAGGCCGAGGTGGCGGCCGGCGAGGTCGACGTCCTGCTGGTGAGCCCGGAGCGGCTCAACAACCCCGACTTCCGTGATCAGGTGCTGCCCAAGCTGGCGGCGGCCACCGGGCTGCTGGTGGTGGACGAGGCACACTGCATCTCCGATTGGGGCCATGACTTCCGCCCGGACTACCGGCGGCTGCGCACGATGCTGGCCGACCTCCCGCCCGGCGTTCCGGTGCTCGCGACGACCGCGACGGCCAATGCCCGGGTGACGGCCGATGTCGCCGAGCAGTTGGGGACGGGCGAGGGCACCGCGGAGGCCCTGGTGCTGCGCGGTCCGCTGGATCGGGAGAGCCTGAGCCTGGCCGTGCTGCCGTTGCCGGACGCCGCGCACCGGCTCGCCTGGCTCGCGGACCATCTGGACGAACTGCCCGGCTCGGGGATCATCTACACGCTCACCGTCGCGGCCGCCGAGGAGGTCACCGCGTTCCTGCGGCACCGGGGTCATGTGGTCGCGTCGTACACCGGCAAGACGGAGAACGCCGACCGCCAGCAGGCCGAGGACGATCTGCTGGCCAACCGGGTCAAGGCGCTGGTGGCCACGTCCGCGCTGGGGATGGGGTTCGACAAGCCCGACCTGGGGTTCGTGGTGCACCTGGGTTCGCCGTCGTCGCCGATCGCGTACTACCAGCAGGTGGGTCGGGCCGGCCGCGGTGTCGAGCACGCCGAGGTGTTGTTGTTGCCGGGCCGGGAGGACGAGGCGATCTGGAAGTACTTCGCCTCGCTGGCGTTCCCGCCGGAGGAGCAGGTGCGGCGGACGCTGGACGTACTGGCGGCGGCGGGGCGGCCGGTGTCGCTGCCCGCGCTGGAGCCGCAGGTCGAACTCCGGCGCTCCCGCCTGGAGATCATGCTCAAGGTGCTCGATGTGGACGGTGCCGTTCAGCGGGTGAAGGGCGGTTGGACGTCGACCGGCCGGCCGTGGGCGTACGACGCGGAGCGCTATGCCTGGGTGGCGCGGCAGCGGGAGGCCGAGCAGCAGGCGATGCGGGAGTACGCGGCGGCGTCCGGGTGCCGGATGGAGTTCCTGCGGCGGCAGTTGGACGACGAAGCGGCGGCCCCGTGCGGCCGGTGCGACAACTGCGCGGGACCGCGGTTCACGGCCGAGGTGTCCGCCGGATCGCTGGACGCGGCCCGCGGCGAACTGGGCCGCCCCGGTGTGGAGGTGGAGCCGCGGCGGATGTGGCCCACGGGGCTGCCGGCCGTAGGGGTCGACCTCAAGGGCCGGATCCCGGCAGGCGAACTGGCCTCGACGGGACGGGCGTTGGGGCGGTTGTCGGACATCGGGTGGGGCAATCGCCTGCGGCCGATGCTCGCCCCGCAGGCGCCGGACGGGCCGGTGTCCGACGATGTGGCGGCCGCGGTGGTGACGGTGTTGGCGGATTGGGCGAAGGGGCCCGGGGGTTGGGCTTCGGGCACGGCGGACGCCGCGGCGCGCCCGGTGGGCGTGGTCTGTCTCGGCTCGCACAGCCGCCCGCAGTTGATCCGCTCGCTCGCCGAACGGATCGCCACGGTGGGCCGGATGCCGTTCCTGGGCACGGTGGCCTCGCTCGACGACGGCCCGGGGCCGAGGGTTCCGCGGAGCAACAGCGCCCAGCGGCTGCGGGCCCTGCACAGCGCGCTGTCGCTCTCTCCGGAGCTGGCGGAGGCGCTGGCGTCGGCGAACGGCCCGGTGCTCCTGGTGGATGACTATGCCGACACGGGCTGGACGTTGGCGGTGGCCGCCCGGCTGTTGCGGAGGGCCGGTGCCGGCGCGGTGTTCCCACTAGTTCTGGCCGTGCAGGGCTAG
- a CDS encoding NUDIX hydrolase: MPPYDPSAFPPFAVTVDLVVLTVRRHALCALAVRRGEPPFQGRWALPGGFVRGDEDLAEAAARELAEETGLHAYPPEGTPPSAYGAHLEQLATYGDPKRDPRMRVVSVAHLVLAPDLPAPRAGGDAHSARWAPVETLLGQEGNAHAREGELTAPLAFDHGRILSDGVERARSKIEYSSLATAFCPQEFTVGELRRVYEAVWGVALDPRNFHRKVTGTPGFLVPTGGTTTRQGGRPAQLFRAGGATLLNPPMLRPEV; encoded by the coding sequence ATGCCTCCCTACGACCCGTCGGCCTTCCCGCCCTTCGCTGTCACCGTCGACCTGGTCGTGCTCACCGTGCGCCGCCACGCCCTGTGCGCGCTGGCCGTGCGCCGTGGCGAGCCGCCGTTCCAGGGCCGCTGGGCCCTGCCCGGCGGATTCGTCCGCGGTGACGAGGACCTGGCGGAGGCGGCCGCCCGGGAACTCGCCGAGGAGACCGGCCTGCACGCCTACCCGCCGGAGGGCACCCCGCCCTCCGCGTACGGCGCGCACCTCGAACAACTCGCCACCTACGGCGATCCCAAGCGCGACCCCCGCATGCGCGTGGTCAGCGTCGCGCACCTCGTCCTCGCCCCCGACCTGCCCGCTCCCCGGGCCGGCGGCGACGCCCACAGCGCGCGCTGGGCCCCGGTCGAAACCCTTCTGGGCCAGGAGGGCAACGCCCACGCCCGCGAAGGCGAACTGACCGCGCCCCTCGCCTTCGACCACGGGCGCATCCTCTCCGACGGAGTGGAACGCGCCCGCTCGAAGATCGAGTACTCGTCGCTCGCCACGGCCTTCTGCCCACAGGAGTTCACCGTCGGCGAGCTGCGCCGCGTCTACGAGGCGGTCTGGGGCGTCGCCCTCGACCCCCGCAACTTCCACCGCAAGGTGACCGGCACTCCCGGCTTCCTGGTTCCCACCGGTGGTACCACCACCCGCCAAGGCGGCCGCCCCGCCCAACTCTTCCGCGCCGGCGGCGCGACCCTCCTCAACCCGCCGATGCTGCGCCCCGAGGTCTGA
- a CDS encoding glycogen debranching N-terminal domain-containing protein, whose product MALPSLAVSSSTGQLTGQGLDGCYRDGRRVLARCEVRAAGGEPLVVQGQLLATDRARFTGVVRRTGERGPDPEIRMERLRFADGTERITFYSSATRPVRLPVEIHLGTDLADLGAVAVGLPGPELRAAVHGSGLRWSGRGAHAVVTVSPAPQDALASAGLLRWELDLPPGGRRTLELQPRLEYDAGGPQAPTGRVGRVTVPGPRTGSTGPRARSERPPRSWSAARLECDDHRADALMAGSLDDLHGLLVRDPALPADVFVAGGFPWRCGLAPAEALWAARMLLPLGTRLAACTLRTLARTQQATPGADFGRIPGSLRDAGPHAPPGCTGIEATLLFPVVLAEARRWGLPDQETERLLPAAERCLQWLRTATDPRGGGRGGYLPDPAPDGPYRCETQAHAHRAAVLGADLLDACGSPGAAALRDWAAELRARFRTDFWLEDRTGGRPAALLTGDGRPVPHLGAGAAHLLDTGLSGGGTFAPGLLDAPQTDRLARLLRGPAMDTGWGLRGLGAKEGGYNPFGHRSGAVRVHETAVAVAGLAVAGHEAAAGALAKGFLDAAESFGHRLPEMFAGEQRTANAVPVPHPAACRPAAVAAAGAVHILVALAGLRPDVPARTVAVRPLGNAPLGAMQLTGLTLAEQPFAVRISRLGMGMVEEAADGLQLGS is encoded by the coding sequence GTGGCCCTGCCATCACTCGCCGTGTCGTCCAGTACGGGGCAGTTGACCGGCCAGGGGCTGGACGGCTGCTACCGCGACGGCCGTCGGGTCCTCGCCCGCTGCGAGGTACGCGCCGCGGGCGGTGAACCACTCGTCGTGCAGGGGCAGTTGCTCGCCACGGACCGCGCCCGGTTCACCGGCGTGGTCCGCAGAACGGGCGAGCGTGGGCCGGATCCGGAGATCCGGATGGAACGGTTGCGGTTCGCCGACGGCACAGAACGGATCACCTTCTACAGCAGTGCAACCCGGCCTGTTCGCCTGCCGGTTGAGATCCATCTGGGTACCGATCTGGCGGACCTCGGGGCCGTCGCCGTGGGTCTGCCTGGTCCCGAACTCCGCGCCGCCGTCCACGGATCCGGCCTGCGCTGGTCTGGCCGCGGAGCCCATGCGGTGGTGACCGTCAGCCCGGCGCCCCAGGACGCCCTGGCCTCCGCGGGCTTGCTGCGCTGGGAGTTGGACCTACCGCCCGGCGGCCGCCGCACGCTCGAACTCCAACCCCGCCTGGAATACGACGCGGGCGGCCCGCAGGCCCCGACGGGTCGGGTCGGCCGCGTCACCGTCCCCGGCCCGCGCACCGGCTCCACCGGGCCTCGCGCCCGCAGTGAACGGCCGCCGCGCTCATGGTCCGCGGCCCGCCTGGAGTGCGACGACCACCGCGCCGACGCCCTCATGGCCGGCAGCCTCGACGACCTGCACGGCCTGCTCGTCCGCGACCCAGCCCTGCCCGCAGACGTCTTCGTCGCCGGCGGCTTCCCCTGGCGCTGCGGCCTCGCCCCGGCCGAGGCCCTCTGGGCCGCCCGGATGCTGCTCCCGCTCGGCACCCGGCTCGCCGCCTGCACGCTGCGCACCCTCGCCCGCACCCAACAGGCCACCCCAGGGGCGGATTTCGGCCGAATTCCCGGCTCCCTCCGAGACGCCGGCCCGCACGCTCCGCCCGGCTGCACCGGCATCGAAGCGACCCTCCTCTTCCCGGTGGTCCTTGCCGAGGCCCGCCGTTGGGGCCTGCCCGATCAGGAGACCGAGCGGCTGCTGCCCGCCGCCGAACGCTGCCTCCAATGGCTCCGCACGGCCACCGACCCACGGGGCGGCGGCCGCGGCGGCTACCTCCCCGACCCCGCGCCCGACGGTCCCTACCGCTGCGAGACCCAGGCCCACGCCCATCGCGCCGCGGTGCTCGGCGCCGACCTCCTCGACGCCTGCGGATCGCCCGGTGCCGCCGCACTCCGCGACTGGGCCGCGGAACTGCGCGCCCGCTTCCGCACCGACTTCTGGCTGGAAGACCGCACCGGAGGCCGCCCGGCCGCCCTGCTCACCGGCGACGGGCGTCCCGTACCGCACCTCGGCGCCGGCGCCGCCCACCTCCTCGACACCGGCCTGAGCGGCGGCGGAACCTTCGCCCCCGGCCTGTTGGACGCACCCCAGACCGACCGACTCGCCCGCCTGCTCCGCGGTCCCGCCATGGACACCGGGTGGGGCCTGCGCGGCCTCGGCGCCAAGGAGGGCGGCTACAACCCGTTCGGCCACCGCAGCGGAGCGGTCCGCGTCCACGAAACCGCCGTCGCCGTCGCCGGGCTGGCCGTCGCCGGCCACGAAGCCGCCGCCGGCGCCCTCGCCAAGGGCTTCCTCGATGCCGCCGAGAGCTTCGGCCATCGCCTCCCCGAGATGTTCGCGGGCGAACAACGCACCGCCAACGCCGTCCCCGTCCCGCATCCGGCGGCCTGCCGCCCCGCAGCCGTCGCCGCCGCCGGCGCGGTGCACATACTCGTCGCCCTCGCCGGCTTGCGCCCCGACGTCCCGGCTCGAACGGTCGCCGTCCGTCCACTTGGCAACGCCCCGCTCGGCGCGATGCAACTGACCGGGCTCACCCTCGCCGAGCAGCCCTTCGCCGTCCGGATCAGCCGGCTCGGGATGGGCATGGTCGAGGAGGCCGCGGACGGTCTGCAACTGGGGTCATGA